From one Tissierellales bacterium genomic stretch:
- a CDS encoding PLP-dependent transferase, giving the protein MSKWSKETICVQGNYNPKPGEPRVLPIVQSTTYAYDDPDQVARLFDLEEVGHMYSRISNPTVCAFEEKINALEGGSGALAVASGQSATITAILTICSAGDHVISSATIYGGTYNLFKVTLAKLGIDVSFVDPEDSIEDIKKLSRENTKAVFAETLGNPGLNVLDFDKFSKVSKSIGVPLIVDNTLATPCLCRPFEHGANIIVHSTTKYTDGHATSVGGVVIDGGNFDWGNGKFKDFTEPDASYHGVKYYETFKEAAFITKARVQLLRDLGNCMSPFNAFLNHLGLETLHLRMERHSQNALKLAEWLNTQEKIEWVNYPLLEGNIELEKTKKYLPNGGSGILTFGIAGGLEAAKKFTKSLKLTTLVVHLADVRTSILHPASTTHRQLSEQQQIESGVNPELLRVSVGIESIEDIIKDFENALSQI; this is encoded by the coding sequence ATGTCAAAATGGTCAAAGGAAACAATTTGTGTACAAGGAAATTATAATCCAAAGCCGGGAGAACCTAGAGTACTTCCAATAGTTCAAAGTACTACTTATGCATATGATGATCCAGATCAGGTAGCAAGATTATTTGATTTAGAAGAGGTAGGTCATATGTATTCTAGAATAAGTAACCCAACAGTTTGTGCGTTCGAAGAAAAAATAAATGCATTAGAGGGCGGAAGTGGTGCATTAGCAGTTGCATCAGGTCAGTCAGCAACAATAACAGCAATACTTACAATATGTAGTGCTGGAGACCATGTTATTTCATCAGCAACTATTTACGGCGGAACTTACAATTTATTCAAAGTGACACTTGCAAAATTAGGAATTGATGTAAGTTTTGTAGATCCAGAAGATAGCATAGAAGATATAAAAAAGCTTTCAAGAGAAAATACAAAGGCAGTATTTGCCGAGACTTTAGGAAATCCAGGATTAAATGTTTTAGATTTTGATAAATTTTCTAAGGTATCGAAATCAATAGGTGTTCCTCTTATAGTTGACAATACACTAGCAACACCTTGTCTTTGTAGACCATTTGAGCATGGCGCGAATATAATAGTTCATTCTACAACAAAGTATACCGATGGTCATGCAACTAGTGTTGGAGGAGTAGTTATTGATGGGGGAAATTTTGATTGGGGAAATGGTAAGTTCAAAGATTTTACGGAACCTGATGCTAGTTATCATGGAGTTAAGTATTATGAAACTTTTAAAGAAGCAGCTTTCATAACAAAAGCAAGAGTACAATTGCTAAGGGATTTAGGAAATTGTATGAGTCCATTCAATGCATTTTTGAATCATTTAGGACTTGAAACACTTCATCTTAGAATGGAAAGACATAGTCAAAATGCATTGAAATTAGCAGAGTGGCTCAATACACAAGAAAAAATAGAATGGGTTAATTATCCATTGTTAGAAGGCAATATAGAACTGGAAAAAACAAAGAAATATTTGCCAAATGGGGGTAGTGGAATACTTACATTTGGAATTGCTGGAGGTCTTGAAGCGGCTAAAAAGTTTACAAAGAGTTTAAAACTTACAACATTAGTAGTTCATCTAGCGGATGTAAGAACAAGTATATTACACCCAGCATCAACTACACATAGACAGCTTTCAGAGCAGCAACAGATAGAATCTGGGGTTAATCCGGAACTTCTTAGAGTATCTGTAGGAATAGAATCAATAGAGGATATAATAAAAGATTTCGAAAACGCACTTAGCCAAATTTAG
- the metA gene encoding homoserine O-succinyltransferase — protein MPIIVSQNLESIEKLKSENIFVMNEFRAKHQDIRPLKIAIVNLMPTKITTEVQLLRLIANVSLQIDITLIHMKSHESKNTDANYLLSCYKTFDDIKNDHFDGMIITGAPVENFEFEDVDYWNELEQIMEYTKNSVTSTLHICWGAQAGLYYHYGIDKFKLDKKMFGVFEHRVLDSSEKLLRGFDDVFFAPHSRHTGSSSKLITEVDELKLLAESEEAGAYLAISKNGKNIFVTGHSEYDPETLKLEYERDIKAGYSIDIPKNYFESDNPNLDPLVRWRSHGNLLFSNWLNYYVYQESPYIW, from the coding sequence ATGCCTATAATAGTTTCACAAAATTTAGAGTCAATTGAGAAGTTGAAGAGTGAAAACATATTTGTAATGAATGAATTTAGAGCAAAGCATCAAGATATAAGACCACTTAAAATAGCTATAGTAAATTTAATGCCCACGAAGATTACTACAGAAGTTCAATTACTTAGACTTATAGCGAATGTCTCACTTCAAATAGACATAACACTAATACACATGAAAAGTCATGAATCTAAAAATACAGACGCTAATTATTTGTTGTCATGTTACAAAACTTTTGATGATATTAAAAATGATCATTTTGATGGAATGATCATAACTGGTGCACCTGTCGAGAATTTTGAATTTGAAGATGTGGATTATTGGAATGAGTTAGAACAAATAATGGAATATACGAAAAATAGCGTTACATCTACACTTCATATATGTTGGGGTGCTCAAGCTGGCCTTTATTATCATTATGGTATAGACAAATTTAAACTAGATAAGAAAATGTTTGGAGTATTTGAGCATAGAGTTTTGGATTCAAGTGAAAAGTTACTTAGAGGATTTGACGATGTATTTTTTGCGCCACATTCAAGGCATACTGGAAGTAGTAGTAAACTGATAACAGAAGTAGATGAACTCAAATTACTCGCTGAGTCAGAAGAGGCAGGAGCATATTTAGCAATTAGCAAAAATGGAAAAAATATATTCGTCACAGGACATTCTGAATATGACCCTGAAACGCTAAAATTGGAATATGAAAGGGATATAAAAGCAGGGTATAGCATTGATATACCAAAGAATTATTTTGAGAGTGATAATCCTAACTTAGACCCTTTAGTGAGATGGAGATCTCATGGGAATTTATTGTTCTCTAATTGGCTAAATTATTATGTTTACCAAGAATCACCATATATATGGTGA
- the sulP gene encoding sulfate permease, giving the protein MKSLTPKLCTTLKDYSKEQFAKDFTAGIIVAIIALPLSIALAIASGVSPEKGLHTAIIAGFLISMLGGSRVQIGGPTGAFMVIVYSILVKFGINGLILSTIMAGFIMILMGFLKLGSIIKFIPFPITTGFTSGIALVIFSSQIKDFFGLNIGEVPTSFISKWSLYINSISSIHLQTTFIGLLALLIIIFWPKINDKIPGALIALVVTSVIVKYFELNVATIGTKFGELSSSLPKFSLPEISLTQISSLLEPALTIAILGSIESLLSAVVSDGMIGGKHRSNMELIAQGIANIASGLFGGIPATGAIARTVANIKNGGRTPIAGMVHALTLLVIMLVFMPLAKMIPLTSLAAVLIIVAYNMSEWREFKFLFKSPKSDVIVLLVTFGITVLVDLVKAIEIGMVLSAFLFMKRMSDVSNVNISKMDASEESEDGNFDFMEENKKIKTPKNVQIYEINGPFFFGAADKFFDALKSLGSKTNTLIIRMRNVPAMDATALHAFRRMIDLCEHKKIRLIISGINTQPQSVLDKAGLTEKIGKNEFFEYIEDAIKASEK; this is encoded by the coding sequence GCTATAGCCTCTGGAGTTTCTCCAGAAAAAGGTCTTCACACTGCAATTATAGCTGGTTTTCTTATTTCAATGTTAGGCGGTAGTAGAGTTCAAATAGGCGGACCTACTGGCGCTTTCATGGTTATTGTTTATAGCATACTTGTGAAATTCGGCATAAATGGACTTATACTCTCCACTATTATGGCTGGTTTTATAATGATTTTAATGGGATTTTTAAAACTCGGAAGTATCATAAAATTTATTCCATTTCCAATTACAACTGGATTTACAAGTGGTATAGCTTTAGTAATTTTTTCTTCACAGATAAAAGACTTTTTTGGTCTAAATATAGGTGAAGTACCGACATCATTTATATCTAAATGGTCTTTATATATAAATTCTATAAGCAGTATTCACTTACAAACTACATTTATTGGTCTTCTAGCACTTTTGATAATAATATTTTGGCCAAAAATAAATGACAAGATTCCTGGCGCTCTAATTGCACTAGTAGTGACATCTGTAATTGTAAAATACTTTGAACTAAATGTCGCTACTATAGGAACTAAATTTGGTGAACTTTCATCTAGCTTACCAAAATTTAGTTTACCAGAAATTTCTCTAACTCAGATTAGCTCTCTTTTAGAACCTGCACTTACAATCGCGATACTCGGATCAATAGAATCTCTTTTATCTGCAGTAGTATCCGATGGTATGATTGGCGGAAAGCACAGATCTAACATGGAGCTAATTGCACAAGGAATTGCTAATATAGCCTCTGGTCTTTTTGGTGGCATACCTGCTACTGGAGCCATAGCAAGAACCGTTGCAAATATAAAAAATGGTGGTAGAACTCCAATCGCAGGAATGGTTCATGCCTTAACTCTATTAGTAATAATGCTTGTTTTTATGCCTTTAGCAAAGATGATTCCACTAACATCTCTAGCTGCTGTACTAATAATAGTAGCTTACAATATGAGTGAATGGAGAGAATTCAAATTCTTATTCAAATCACCCAAAAGCGATGTAATAGTTCTGCTAGTTACATTTGGAATAACTGTTCTAGTCGATTTAGTAAAAGCCATAGAAATAGGTATGGTATTGTCTGCATTTCTATTTATGAAAAGAATGTCAGATGTATCCAATGTAAATATATCAAAAATGGATGCTTCTGAAGAATCAGAAGACGGTAATTTTGATTTCATGGAAGAAAATAAAAAAATCAAAACACCTAAAAATGTCCAGATATATGAAATAAATGGACCATTTTTCTTTGGAGCTGCCGATAAATTTTTTGACGCATTAAAATCATTGGGTTCAAAAACAAACACTCTAATAATAAGAATGCGAAACGTACCTGCTATGGATGCAACAGCACTTCATGCTTTTAGACGAATGATTGACTTATGTGAGCATAAAAAAATCAGATTAATAATATCTGGTATAAATACTCAGCCTCAAAGTGTTCTTGACAAGGCTGGTCTTACAGAAAAAATAGGTAAAAATGAATTTTTTGAATATATCGAAGACGCTATAAAAGCATCGGAGAAATAG